The Terriglobia bacterium nucleotide sequence GCATCTGGTGGAAAGCCTGATCGCCACCGGCTTTCCCAGCTACAAGCGCCATAAAAACCCCAACATTCACTTCTACCATCAGCTTACGCTGCGTTCTCACGGGGTGCGCCGCGCGGGCTCGGCCGCGCTGGACCTTTGCTACGTCGCCTGCGGACGCTATGACGCGTTCTGGGAATTCAACCTGAATCCCTGGGACACCGCCGCGGGCGTGCTGATCGTCCAGGAAGCCGGCGGCGCGGTGACCAACTTTTCCGGCGGGCCGTTCACGATTGACAGCCAGCAAGTCCTGGCCAGCAATACTTTGCTCCACGACGAACTGCTCAAGGAATTTGCCGCGATCTTTGCCGGCCGGGTGGAAGGCTTGCCTAGTGTGGAGGAGTACCAGCGGTCGCGGTGACCGCTGGAAGAAACTTACCGCGGGTCTTCGCGGATGAGCGCGGATCAAGACGCAAAACCTAACGTAGAGACGTAGCACCGCTACGTCTCCGGTTACGGCGATCCCTCCGCCTCTACTTCTTCCTCTCCCGTACGTGGTCTATATCTTCGCGCCCAGCGCCTCCAGCATGGCCTTCACGTCCTCGACGTGGCCGCCTTGGGGCGCGAGTTCGAGATACTTCTTCAGCGCTTCCACCGTCCCCGGTGGCACAACGTACTTGCTCTGCGCGTCGAGCTTGCCGCTGCCATAGAGCGCCGAGCCTCGGATGAAGTAAGCGTCAGCCTTGGTAGGATCGGCGGCGATGGCTTTGGCGCAGGCCGCAGCCGCCTCGTCCATCTTGCCGGCGTTGTACTGCGTGGCGCAGAGGTTGAAGTACGCGGTGCCGGGATTCGGACTCAGCGCCGCCGCCTTCTCATACGCGGCCAGGGCCTGGTCGGTCTTGCGCATCTTGAGATAGCAGTTGCCTTGGTTGGTGAGCATCTGGCCCACAACTGCCTTGATTCGGGCGGGATCGTCTTTAGGGCCGGCGCCGGCCTGCGCCACCTGAATGCCTTTGTCGTAGGTGTGGACCGCGTCTTCGTACTGCCCCAGGTTGAGCTGCGCTTCTCCCAGGCCGGAGTAGTAATCGTACCGGTCGGGCCGCAGTTCGATGAGTTGCTTGAAGCCGCTGGCTGCGTCCGCCCAGTTCTTGGCCTGCACGGCCGCGTTCGTCTGGGTGATGATGGCATTTTCCTTGAGCGCCGTTTCCCGCTGGGCCTTGAGGGCGTCAAGCTGTTCCTGGCTTGGCTTAGGCGCTTCCTGCGGCACAGTTCTCAGGTCCACGTTGAAAACCATTCCCGAGGGGTTCAGCCCTACGGTAAAAGATTTGCGGCTGAAAAGTAGCTCGCCCGTCCCGCTGATGATGGAGACGTCGTACAAGCCGTCAGGAAAGCCGACGCCGAAATAATCGCCGTTCTTTTCGGTCTTCATCTTGAAAGTCTTGTGCGTCGCAGTGTTGGTGTACGTCACTATAACGCTGGCCAGGGGCTTGCCGTCCCGGCCGATTACCTTGCCGCTGACTTTGGCCAACTGCGTTTGCGCAGACGCGTAACTTGTCAGGAACAATAGCGCTGCGACGGCCAGCAGGATTGAATGCTTTTTCATGGTTCGGCGAATCCTCTCTTCTTAGTGCAATTTAGTGCGATGGAATCCCCGGCTCGGCGAGCACCAGGGGCTTGCGAATCAGCATACGCGAATCTGACTCTAAACGTGGTTCTTAACCAGGCTTTGATCCGCAGCAACCGTCTTTAGCTGCCGCCTTTATTTCTTCGCGGGACTGTCTTCTTGTTGAAGCGACTCGTCCTGTAGTTCTTTCAACGCCTGCTGGGCATCTTTGGAATTGGGATTCACCTTAAGC carries:
- a CDS encoding tetratricopeptide repeat protein, whose translation is MKKHSILLAVAALLFLTSYASAQTQLAKVSGKVIGRDGKPLASVIVTYTNTATHKTFKMKTEKNGDYFGVGFPDGLYDVSIISGTGELLFSRKSFTVGLNPSGMVFNVDLRTVPQEAPKPSQEQLDALKAQRETALKENAIITQTNAAVQAKNWADAASGFKQLIELRPDRYDYYSGLGEAQLNLGQYEDAVHTYDKGIQVAQAGAGPKDDPARIKAVVGQMLTNQGNCYLKMRKTDQALAAYEKAAALSPNPGTAYFNLCATQYNAGKMDEAAAACAKAIAADPTKADAYFIRGSALYGSGKLDAQSKYVVPPGTVEALKKYLELAPQGGHVEDVKAMLEALGAKI